One genomic region from Anopheles bellator chromosome 2, idAnoBellAS_SP24_06.2, whole genome shotgun sequence encodes:
- the LOC131208547 gene encoding bromodomain and WD repeat-containing protein 3: MEDRSLVKAKVPIQELYFLIAKFLANGPLRETANVLVQELEHLDIFPRRLDWTGQEHRQTLAELERKYPHIGPQHLLEVCSRVGPLLDKQLPPAVSGIISVLGAGRQSLLRTKETVSRPRQLVDYYTRVHDRPLSDVVNRNNTHNLVRVLYGRESAGPLVRHQAIPTSFYSKQNLQRRTLGHLSAVYCVLFDRTGKYIITGADDFLVKLWSAIDGRLLATFRGASAEITDIAINLDNTMLAAGSLDRILRVWDLQYGGPIAVLSGHTGMITSVNFCPSPKTDLRYLVTTSTDGSVAFWEYNTRGGKTTFCSKPTSYHEKLRPGQAQMICGSFSPGGIFLAAGSADHHVRVYLMSEDGPKRILETESHGDTVDSIQWAHAGLRFISGSKDGTALVWHFESQQWKSIRLNMSDLTQSCPTPTVDDGNIKLKVTMVSWDNTDNWVITAVNDHTIKVWNAHTGRLHRVLRGHTSEIYVLESHAKDSGVLLSAGHDGHLYIWDIVEGVTIASFINKTEDLIGNLGGGIYDAKWSPDGMMIAATDQDGHILMFGYGSGHEKLKQLPQELFFHTDYRPLIRDSALHVMDEQTQTMPHLMPPPFLVDIDGNPYPPALQRLVPGRENCPTDQLIPNISVENGGELQLQQQAQPQQLPAAGARDGAAYSNIDRMIEALANRRVGGGGGGAGAGGGGNGELPLPDEFGAAMAPDSNNERQQQQQQLHAGGNARNPPAPVAAGRNATAQQQQRFGSVGNWHRAGAPAAAAAAAAPPEEEIFKFHRRQYVRPMNYSMMVHLKQRVYWAGVQEQEVYRREMRRRPVMINTANSSALGGGQSLNGGPSGSRRRGAAGNRSLRRVGNGGGVGAGGGPAPAYRTRAVRENEPLPEPPEEDEHENEQNESSSSESSHSDDSTAIEEELESGSSSSDSQSSDYSDWVSHEPGRNLEPPKRSKRKHVQRRAYSPPDPDQAGPSNAQAEGPSGAAASDTSATGTATTSRRSNAKIRKIPLTRDGEIPEQFRPPEWLSEVIPRKAPYYPQMGDEVVYFRQGHQRYLEAVRTKSVYSLGNRCEPWATLDLRAHEVCKVIGIKYEIRPPRLCCLKLGIINEEGDLTDRSFAIKYHDMPDVLDFLVLKQTFDTSMIGRTWGPGDRFRCMIEDVWWTGQIESRNQLSSEFPDSPFMCFRVRWDNGEYELMSPWDLEPVDESRQPEEIGGAVPVLAEELQATLYQPKTEEWPRGDRDASCRRIIAGLEQVMGLAIADLFLAPVDLNLYPEYAFVVEYPIDLNTIKSRFENRFYRRVTSAQFDVRYLATNAEKFNESHSTIVRNARIITDLCLRILSDLNEIDVPAVYHQLVDTYLSSDSEVESHRPGHPSSGGAAGGTGPSGSGTSANRRPPAGSRRSRRLVPEGDWRVDCREILEMIWQCDDSEPFREPVDTIEHPDYLQIIDTPMDLRTIKEDLLGGNYDSPLDFYKDMKLIFQNSRNYNTNKRSRIYSMTLRLSTLFEANIKQIIHMWKMARKRGKAGSKRSSGSGAAAGGASGSGWMAATGSGASNNGLPSTKRRRNAERRRRGADNDGPGPSSSNSGRRGLVAAVALGSSSGMNTSGGSSRTAASHTRSDDEDDDDDDEDEVGNLPSTPSKKRTRNGGMLSRRGQAAGGSNGVSSSSNHVIDLLSPPSSSRTRTRRHGRRSQDEQDDEEEEEVDEASVGSDEESEMSTSGGDDSTSLDDSDSDDDDDDDSTGVPVSHRADYDSGEVYNPYKKRRKVVHVSQKKKKKVHRRRKVSSTTKRKNGLSSVTSDTATMGASSVAASGTTSRATVRQDAFGAASTAAGQSSSRSLRNGASSFSSFMQPTGDTRGPSDGRNNGKPKTTNKRSRRAIRNPLAASSEEDDDDDEDDNMAERSGRRGGPSANGSAAKRNRGRYESDHSYHKERPKTARIVSDTENEEEVPRSTRGSVRRAQAEWGKSEDDSLDGERNADDDDDDDDDDDDDEAGDSGIPVVVAVVGRSRRIADEDEEDQHQAGPSSRSTGAFSTAATGASGTAASDRRMRTRKPVISDREQTPEEASNISKRGSTQRAAAARSQRSIASGGRNTNSHWYDSASDHETGRPHQQQQTSSSSTYHSSRTSRRVIVETTTETNGSGVMVRRTEASTSTSSTAIGRRLRGTTGEGVMAASSTSTPPPHTVDHNYGEPGPSSRGASSATVRGVPVSASAGRLGGGTTTTPLETAALLRRTRNRTAATLSRHQRNPDELDQTMSVTGSELVDAGLSNESIVHENHHGSDHNNDDPEEDDDDDMPLRAPQGGKVGRQLRNRRHIAKNRKKSVSFSHDEAMADEKEDDQVEASSDSDSDSDDNTPLHTMAAALATTAAPAAWSRARASRSQTTQAASSSATTEAVAATTTGARTTRGTPKKAEQPATASTSRARRKERYTSDEEYELPGTSSGRSTRNLKRLRYNEESEEDDDDDRHHRGRRRFGGTHRSQRIPPAQRNPVHVHDEDDDDDDDDIARALANIRQRSRRLTDASPSPYGSTQNSHNSSGVVVQQPATQQQAAQHHPPSSQQQQQQQPHHPPYHPPSRHQSSANTNQRGTGAADPAANDELLQRPIGDGVVAGGGLRQRRVPRPHRHRHSYLSDADEGSASLSQVMEGAAAAAEPSPSARATRARERDHRDHHQSYQHHHHRLRNGDASEEYNNDVDIEGEENDAAMLLTSVSSRGRVRRINPRVSRMFRE, encoded by the exons ATGGAAGATAGAAGCCTAGTGAAAGCAAAAGTTCCGATCCAAG AACTGTATTTCCTGATTGCTAAATTCCTCGCCAATGGACCGCTGCGAGAAACGGCAAAC GTTTTAGTGCAGGAGTTGGAACATTTAGAC ATATTTCCGCGCCGCCTCGACTGGACCGGCCAGGAGCATCGGCAAACATTAGCAGAATTG GAACGAAAGTATCCCCACATTGGACCGCAACATCTACTCGAAGTATGCAGCCGTGTTGGTCCGCTGCTGGACAAACAGCTCCCGCCGGCTGTTTCCGGGATTATCTCGGTGCTGGGTGCGGGGCGGCAAAGTCTACTGCGCACAAAGGAAACCGTGTCGCGACCCCGGCAGCTCGTGGATTACTACACCCGGGTGCACGACCGCCCGCTGAGCGATGTCGTCAACCGGAACAACACGCACAACCTGGTACGGGTGCTGTACGGTCGTGAAAGTGCCGGCCCGTTGGTCCGCCACCAGGCTATCCCAACTTCGTTCTACTCGAAGCAAAACCTGCAACGGCGCACGCTCGGCCACCTGTCGGCCGTCTACTGTGTGCTGTTCGATCGGACGGGAAAGTACATCATTACCGGGGCGGATGATTTCCTCGTCAAACTGTGGAGCGCAATCGATGGCCGGCTGTTGGCCACGTTCCGGGGGGCGTCGGCCGAAATCACCGATATTGCCATCAACCTCGACAACACGATGTTGGCGGCCGGTTCGCTCGATCGCATCCTGCGCGTCTGGGACCTACAGTACGGCGGTCCGATTGCTGTCCTGTCGGGACACACGGGCATGATCACTTCCGTCAACTTTTGTCCCTCGCCCAAAACCGATCTCCGATACCTGGTAACAACCAGCACCGACGGTTCGGTCGCCTTCTGGGAGTACAACACACGCGGTGGCAAAACGACATTCTGCTCCAAGCCAACGTCGTACCACGAGAAGCTTCGACCCGGTCAGGCGCAAATGATTTGCGGTTCGTTCTCACCCGGTGGCATCTTCCTGGCGGCCGGTTCTGCCGACCATCACGTGCGTGTCTACCTGATGTCGGAAGACGGCCCGAAGCGTATCCTTGAGACGGAATCACATGGCGATACGGTCGACTCGATCCAGTGGGCGCACGCTGGACTGCGGTTCATTTCCGGCAGCAAGGACGGGACAGCACTCGTGTGGCACTTTGAGTCGCAACAGTGGAAATCGATCCGATTAAACATGTCCGATCTGACACAGAGTTGCCCCACACCAACCGTGGACGATGGTAACATCAAGCTGAAGGTGACGATGGTGTCATGGGATAACACGGACAACTGGGTCATTACGGCGGTGAACGATCACACGATCAAGGTGTGGAACGCACATACGGGTCGGCTGCATCGGGTGCTGCGTGGCCACACGAGTGAAATATATGTGCTTGAATCCCACGCCAAGGATTCAGGCGTGCTGCTGTCGGCGGGCCACGATGGGCACCTGTACATTTGGGACATTGTCGAGGGAGTTACGATCGCCAGCTTTATAAACAAGACCGAAGATCTTATCGGTAACCTAGGAGGTGGCATCTACGACGCAAAGTGGTCCCCGGACGGTATGATGATTGCGGCTACCGATCAGGACGGCCACATCCTGATGTTTGGCTATGGTTCTGGGCACGAAAAACTGAAGCAACTGCCACAGGAGCTGTTCTTCCACACCGACTACCGGCCGTTGATTCGCGACTCGGCGCTCCACGTGATGGACGAGCAAACGCAAACCATGCCCCATCTCATGCCACCTCCCTTCCTCGTTGACATCGATGGAAACCCATATCCGCCTGCCCTGCAGCGGTTGGTCCCGGGGCGCGAAAACTGTCCCACCGACCAGCTGATTCCGAACATCAGCGTAGAAAACGGCGGAGAgctgcaactgcagcagcaagcgcaACCCCAGCAACTCCCCGCGGCAGGGGCCCGAGATGGCGCCGCATACTCGAACATTGATCGAATGATCGAGGCGTTGGCAAATCGTCgcgtcggcggcggaggaggaggtgCAGGAGCAGGTGGAGGAGGAAATGGCGAGCTGCCATTGCCGGACGAGTTCGGTGCAGCTATGGCTCCGGATTCGAACAACgagcgtcagcagcagcagcagcagcttcacgCTGGTGGAAATGCTCGGAATCccccggctccggtggccgcaGGTCGCAACGCCACagcacaacagcagcaacgctTCGGTTCAGTCGGTAATTGGCATCGGGCAGGagcaccagcggcggcggcggcggcggcagcaccaCCTGAAGAGGAAATCTTCAAGTTTCATCGTCGACAGTACGTGAGGCCGATGAACTATTCGATGATGGTTCACCTCAAGCAGCGCGTCTACTGGGCGGGTGTGCAGGAACAGGAAGTGTACCGGCGCGAGATGCGACGCCGACCCGTGATGATTAATACTGCCAACAGTAGCGCACTGGGAGGTGGTCAGTCACTGAATGGTGGCCCTTCCGGAAGTCGACGTCGTGGAGCCGCGGGAAATCGTTCGTTGCGACGTGTAggaaacggtggtggtgttggcgccggtggtggtccggcACCCGCCTACCGGACGCGTGCGGTACGCGAGAACGAACCGTTACCAGAACCGCCGGAAGAGGACGAGCACGAGAACGAACAGAACGAATCCTCGTCTTCGGAATCAAGCCACAGTGACGATTCGACCGCAATCGAGGAGGAGCTCGAATCCGGCTCTAGTTCGAGCGATTCGCAAAGCTCCGACTACTCCGATTGGGTTTCGCATGAACCGGGACGAAATTTGGAACCACCAAAGCGCTCGAAGCGCAAACACGTGCAACGGCGGGCTTACTCACCGCCCGACCCTGATCAAGCCGGTCCAAGCAATGCGCAAGCGGAAGGACCATCGGGAGCGGCCGCTAGTGACACGAGTGCCACAGGCACCGCCACTACGAGTCGCCGTTCGAATGCAAAGATCCGCAAAATACCGTTGACACGCGATGGCGAAATACCCGAACAGTTCCGGCCGCCCGAGTGGTTGTCGGAGGTGATTCCGCGGAAGGCGCCTTACTATCCGCAGATGGGCGATGAAGTCGTCTACTTCCGGCAGGGTCACCAGCGTTACCTGGAGGCGGTGCGCACGAAATCGGTCTACAGTTTGGGCAATCGGTGCGAACCGTGGGCCACGTTAGACTTGCGAGCACACGAAGTGTGCAAGGTGATCGGTATAAAGTACGAGATCCGACCACCAAGGCTCTGCTGCCTCAAGCTGGGAATCATCAACGAGGAGGGTGACCTGACGGATCGCTCTTTTGCCATCAAGTACCACGACATGCCGGATGTCCTAGATTTTCTAGTGCTGAAGCAAACGTTTGACACATCAATGATCGGTCGGACTTGGGGACCCGGTGATCGCTTCCGTTGCATGATCGAGGACGTGTGGTGGACGGGACAAATCGAATCTCGCAACCAGCTTTCGAGCGAGTTTCCCGACTCACCGTTCATGTGCTTCCGAGTGCGTTGGGACAATGGAGAGTACGAACTGATGAGTCCCTGGGATCTGGAGCCGGTCGACGAAAGTCGCCAGCCGGAAGAGATCGGTGGAGCGGTTCCGGTGCTGGCCGAAGAGCTGCAGGCGACACTGTACCAACCCAAAACGGAAGAGTGGCCGCGAGGCGACCGGGACGCGTCCTGCCGGCGTATCATAGCGGGGCTCGAGCAGGTCATGGGGTTAGCGATCGCTGATCTCTTTCTGGCCCCCGTCGATCTCAACCTGTACCCGGAGTACGCGTTCGTGGTGGAGTATCCGATCGATTTGAACACGATCAAGTCCCGCTTCGAAAATCGCTTCTATCGGCGGGTCACGTCCGCCCAATTCGATGTGCGCTACCTGGCGACAAATGCGGAAAAGTTTAACGAATCGCACAGCACGATCGTACGCAATGCACGCATCATCACTGATCTCTGTTTACGCATTTTGAG TGATCTCAACGAAATTGACGTCCCAGCCGTTTACCATCAGCTGGTCGATACCTACCTCTCGTCGGACTCGGAAGTGGAAAGCCATCGTCCCGGCCATCCTTCTAGCGGTGGAGCTGCGGGAGGTACTGGGCCGTCGGGGAGCGGTACTTCCGCTAACCGCCGACCTCCGGCCGGTTCGCGAAG ATCTCGTCGATTGGTGCCGGAAGGAGATTGGCGCGTCGATTGCCGAGAAATCCTTGAGATGATCTGGCAGTGTGATGATTCCGAGCCATTCCGGGAACCGGTCGATACGATCGAACACCCAGATTATCTGCAGATCATCGACACGCCTATGGATTTGCGCACCATCAAGGAGGATCTGCTTGGCGGAAACTATGATTCGCCGCTCGACTTCTACAAAGACATGAAGCTAATCTTCCAAAACTCGCGCAACTACAACACCAACAAGCGTTCGAGG ATCTATTCGATGACTTTGCGGCTGAGTACGTTGTTCGAGGCTAACATTAAACAGATTATCCATATGTGGAAGATGGCTCGGAAGCGTGGTAAGGCTGGCAGTAAACGAAGCAGCGGTAGCGGAgctgccgccggtggagcCAGTGGGAGCGGGTGGATGGCTGCTACCGGCTCAGGGGCGTCAAATAATGGGCTGCCCTCAACAAAACGTCGTCGAAACGCGGAACGTCGTCGCAGAGGGGCCGACAACGATGGTCCCGGTCCGAGCAGTAGCAACAGCGGGCGACGAGGATTAGTAGCGGCTGTTGCGCTGGGCAGCAGCTCTGGTATGAACACAAGTGGAGGCTCCTCGCGGACAGCCGCAAGTCATACACGCAGCgatgacgaagacgacgatgacgatgacgaagatgaAGTGGGTAATCTACCATCGACGCCTAGCAAGAAACGAACGCGCAACGGTGGCATGCTATCGCGGCGAGGGCAAGCGGCCGGTGGATCAAATGGTGTTTCTTCATCGAGCAACCATGTGATAGATCTGTTATCGCCTCCAAGCAGTAGTCGTACGCGAACCCGGCGACACGGTCGCCGATCTCAGGACGAACAagacgatgaagaagaagaggaggtTGACGAAGCGTCTGTGGGGAGTGATGAGGAAAGCGAGATGAGCACTAGCGGTGGGGACGATTCGACGAGCCTAGACGATTCGGacagcgacgatgacgatgacgacgatagTACAGGCGTTCCAGTATCGCATCGAGCCGACTACGATTCAGGTGAAGTGTACAATCCGTACAAAAAACGCCGGAAGGTTGTACACGTttcgcaaaagaaaaagaaaaaggtccATCGTCGCCGGAAGGTCAGTTCGACGACGAAACGTAAAAATGGCTTGTCTTCCGTGACCAGCGATACGGCGACTATGGGTGCATCATCGGTAGCAGCGAGTGGCACTACATCTCGTGCGACCGTCAGACAAGATGCTTTTGGAGCAGCATCGACGGCAGCCGGACAATCATCGTCACGTTCTCTGCGAAACGGAGCATCGTCATTTTCGTCGTTCATGCAACCGACCGGTGACACAAGAGGCCCCAGTGATGGGAGGAACAATGGGAAGCCAAAGACGACCAACAAGCGATCTCGTCGTGCGATTCGCAATCCGCTGGCTGCATCATCCGAagaggatgacgatgacgatgaggacgacaaTATGGCGGAGAGAAGTGGACGCCGAGGGGGACCGAGCGCGAACGGATCGGCTGCTAAGCGTAATCGCGGACGGTATGAGTCGGACCATAGCTACCATAAGGAGCGCCCCAAAACAGCTCGGATTGTGTCCGATACGGAGAACGAGGAAGAAGTGCCACGATCGACGCGCGGAAGCGTTCGACGAGCGCAAGCGGAGTGGGGCAAGAGTGAGGACGATAGTCTCGACGGAGAACGTAatgctgatgacgacgacgatgatgacgacgatgacgacgacgacgaagcagGCGATAGTGGAATCCCTGTGGTTGTTGCCGTTGTCGGAAGAAGTCGTCGGATAGCGGACGAGGATGAGGAAGACCAGCATCAAGCTGGTCCGAGTTCTCGAAGCACCGGCGCATTCTCGACGGCTGCGACGGGGGCATCCGGCACAGCTGCTTCGGACCGTCGGATGCGAACGCGTAAACCAGTCATCTCCGATCGCGAACAGACCCCAGAGGAGGCGAGCAACATCAGCAAGCGTGGGTCAACACAacgggcggcggcagcgagaAGCCAACGTAGTATTGCTTCAGGCGGTCGCAATACCAACAGCCATTGGTACGACAGCGCGAGTGATCATGAAACGGGTCGGccacaccagcaacaacagacTTCCTCCTCCAGTACCTATCATTCCTCGCGAACCTCACGCCGCGTGATCGTGGAAACTACGACCGAGACGAACGGCTCGGGTGTCATGGTTCGACGAACAGAagccagcaccagcacgagTTCTACGGCCATTGGACGTCGGTTACGAGGCACGACCGGCGAGGGAGTGATGGCGGCCAGTAGCACAAgtacgccaccaccgcacacggTCGATCACAACTACGGTGAACCGGGTCCATCATCCCGCGGTGCATCATCGGCCACTGTGAGGGGCGTCCCCGTGTCGGCGAGTGCCGGTAGGCTCGGCGGGGGAACGACGACAACGCCCCTTGAGACAGCAGCTCTTTTGCGAAGGACACGCAATCGCACTGCCGCAACACTTTCGCGCCACCAACGGAATCCCGACGAGCTGGACCAGACTATGAGCGTGACGGGAAGTGAGCTGGTGGATGCTGGTCTGTCGAACGAATCTATCGTGCACGAGAACCATCACGGCAGTGACCACAACAACGATGATCccgaggaggacgatgatgacgacatGCCACTTCGAGCGCCGCAAGGGGGCAAGGTGGGTCGCCAGTTACGGAACCGTCGTCACATtgcgaaaaatcgaaaaaagtcCGTGTCCTTTTCTCACGATGAGGCAATGGCCGATGAAAAAGAGGATGATCAGGTGGAGGCTAGCAGTGACAGTGATAGTGATTCGGATGATAATACGCCGCTTCACACGATGGCTGCCGCACTTGCGACTACCGCTGCGCCCGCCGCTTGGTCAAGAGCTCGTGCCAGCCGCTCGCAAACCACCCAAGCCGCCAGCAGTTCCGCAACGACGGAGGCGGTCGCGGCCACCACTACGGGGGCCCGTACGACGCGAGGGACCCCAAAAAAAGCAGAACAACCGGCGACGGCCAGTACGAGTCGAGCGCGTCGGAAAGAACGATACACATCGGACGAAGAATACGAG CTGCCTGGCACTTCGAGTGGTCGATCCACGCGCAACCTGAAGCGACTCCGGTACAACGAAGAGTCggaagaggacgatgatgacgatcgtcACCATCGTGGTCGAAGGCGGTTCGGCGGGACCCACAGGAGCCAACGAATCCCTCCAGCGCAACGGAATCCAGTGCACGTacacgacgaagacgacgatgacgacgatgacgacataGCGCGCGCATTGGCAAACATCCGGCAGCGCTCCCGTCGCTTGACCGACGCTTCACCGTCGCCCTACGGTAGTACTCAAAATAGTCATAATAGTAGCGGTGTTGTTGTCCAGCAACCAGCGACACAACAGCAGGCTGCGCAACACCATCCACCAtcatcacaacaacaacaacaacaacaaccacatcATCCTCCGTATCATCCTCCTTCTCGCCATCAGTCGTCCGCCAACACCAACCAGCGCGGTACCGGCGCAGCTGATCCTGCAGCGAACGACGAACTTCTGCAGCGACCCAtcggtgatggtgttgttgctggtggtggcctaCGTCAGCGTCGGGTTCCGCGCCcccaccgtcatcgtcacaGTTACTTGTCGGATGCAGATGAAGGAAGCGCGTCGCTGTCGCAAGTTATggaaggagcagcagcagcagcagaaccttCGCCATCGGCGAGAGCCACTAGAGCCAGAGAACGGGATCATCGCGATCATCACCAATCctatcaacatcatcatcatcgactgCGTAATGGCGACGCCAGTGAAGAGTACAACAACGACGTTGATATCGAAGGTGAGGAGAATGATGCCGCCATGCTGCTGACTAGTGTCagcagccggggccgggtgcgGCGTATCAATCCACGCGTAAGCAGGATGTTCCGCGAATAG
- the LOC131206856 gene encoding dehydrodolichyl diphosphate synthase complex subunit DHDDS: MASAATARPPPTWVRESNLYWYHRWIIRVLRAGPIPAHVAFIMDGNRRYAKKANIAKAEGHSAGFEKLSETLQWCQEVGIAEVTVYAFSIENFKRTKDEVDALMDLARVKFQRLLDERDKLHERGICIRIIGNWDLLAPDIQQSIAEAVLLTRHNRKATLNVAFAYTSRDEITHSIRTVAQGVGDGKLEPEDVSEELLTRCLYTKYSAEPDLLVRTSGEVRLSDFLLWQSASTVMYFTDTLWPEFTIWHLFGAVFYYQRFRWRMLPVRKALDRFSNGSPYFGESEADDSGCCPHRKERIGRFLEYIEQQEVNQLVRLARGAGIK; this comes from the coding sequence ATGGCTTCCGCTGCCACGGCCCGACCCCCACCAACATGGGTGCGCGAAAGTAACCTTTACTGGTACCACCGCTGGATCATACGGGTGCTACGGGCAGGCCCTATTCCGGCACACGTCGCCTTCATCATGGACGGTAATCGACGGTATGCGAAGAAAGCTAACATTGCCAAAGCGGAAGGCCACTCGGCCGGGTTCGAAAAGCTGTCGGAAACTCTGCAGTGGTGCCAGGAGGTCGGCATTGCGGAGGTCACCGTTTACGCGTTTAGCATAGAGAATTTCAAACGCACGAAGGACGAGGTCGACGCGTTGATGGACCTCGCACGGGTAAAGTTCCAACGCTTGTTGGATGAGCGCGATAAGCTGCACGAGCGAGGAATCTGCATCCGGATCATCGGCAACTGGGATCTGCTTGCACCGGACATACAGCAAAGTATCGCCGAAGCCGTACTACTGACTCGACATAACCGCAAGGCAACGCTGAATGTGGCGTTCGCTTACACGTCCCGCGACGAGATCACACATTCCATACGGACCGTGGCGCAGGGCGTTGGCGACGGCAAGCTCGAACCGGAAGACGTCAGCGAGGAGCTGCTGACGCGCTGCCTCTACACAAAGTATTCAGCCGAGCCGGACCTGCTGGTACGGACTTCGGGCGAGGTGCGGCTGAGCGACTTTCTGCTCTGGCAATCGGCCTCGACCGTAATGTACTTCACCGACACGCTCTGGCCGGAGTTTACCATCTGGCACCTGTTCGGGGCCGTGTTCTACTACCAACGGTTTCGCTGGCGGATGCTGCCTGTGCGAAAAGCGCTCGATCGCTTCAGCAATGGCTCACCGTATTTTGGCGAATCGGAGGCGGACGATTCCGGCTGCTGTCCGCACCGGAAGGAACGGATAGGACGCTTTCTGGAGTATATCGAGCAGCAGGAGGTAAACCAGCTGGTGCGGCTGGCACGGGGGGCGGGTATCAAATAG